TCACTCCGAAGGTGTCGGCACGTGAACGCGATCGCTCCCCAGGTCTCGCCGGTTTCCGCGCTGCCTTCGGCAGAGGAGCTCGATCGCGCCTTGCGCGATGCATCGCCCGCGGAAATCATCGCCGCGGCCGTGAAGACCGTCGGCCGTGACAAGCTTGCGCTGGTGTCGTCCTTCGGCACGGAATCGGCGACGCTGCTCAAGGTGATGGCGGACGTCGATCCGGCGATCCCCGTGATCTTCCTCGACACCGGCTGGCTGTTCGAGGAGACGCTGGCCTATCGCGATACGTTGATTTCAACGCTCGGCTTGAAAGACGTCCGCTCGATCAAGCCTGCCGAGGAAGCGCTGACGCGCGAAGATCCGGATCGCGACCTCTGGTTCTCCGATCCCGATGCCTGTTGCCGCATCCGCAAAGTCGAGCCGCTGGCGCGCGCGCTAAAGCCGTTCTCGGCCTGGCTCAACGGCCGCAAGCGTTTCCAGGGCAATACGCGCGCCGATATTCCTGTCGTCGAGGCCGATGGAGTGCGGTTGAAGTTCAACCCGTTCGCCAATGTCTCGCGCGAGGAACTCGAGGCGATCTTCGTCCACGCCAAATTGCCGCGTCACCCGCTTGCGGCGTCGGGTTTTCGTTCGGTTGGGTGTATGCCTTGCACGAGCAGAACGACCGAGGACGAGGACGAGCGCGCGGGTCGCTGGCGCGGCCGCGCCAAGACCGAGTGCGGCATCCACACGATAGGGACTTCGTAGCGCAGGCTCGCCAAGCCTCGAGGCCGATGCTCCTCGCGACGGGGAACTGGGCGCCGGACGACACGATCGGTCTCCGGCCCTGCCGCTACCGCACATTTGCGGGTTGAGGCACCGTCATTCCGGGGCCGTGCGCAGCACTGAACCCGGAATCTCGAGATTCCGGGCTCAATGCTGCGCGTCGCCCCGGAACGACTTGCGTCGATTTTCCTCAAAATTCACCTTTCAGCCACGGTTGGTATGCAACAACGGCCCCTCATTTGGGGGCCCCTGAACATGCGCGCTGCGGCCGCGATCCTTCTCACTTTGCTTCTCGCCGGCTGCGCCGGCAATGAAGCGCCGGTCCAGCAGCCGTCGATGTATGCCGACATGTCGGTCCCGGGCGCCAAGCTTGATGCGCCTGCCGCCGCGATCATGATCTCGCAATATCGCCAGAATAACGGGCTCGGCGCCGTGGAGGTAGACCCCGAATTGATGCGGCTCGCCGAATCCCAGTCGGGCGCCATGGCCGCCGCCAACAAGATGGACCATGATGTCCGCGCCCCCCTGGGCAAACGGCTCAATACCGGCGGTTATCCGGCGACCGTGGCGGTCGAGAACATCTCGGCCGGCTATCATACGCTGGCGGAAGCGTTTTCCGGCTGGCGCGACTCCCCTCCGCACCGCGCCAACATGCTCAAGAGCGGTGTCACAAAATTGGGCATCGCGGCGAGCTATGCTCCAGGCACCAAGTACAAGGTGTTCTGGACCATGATCCTGGCGTCGACCGATCCCCGATAAGCCAGACTTGATCCCGGGTGCATTGACGTCGCGACAGACTGTCGCCACGGTGGCTCGCCTTTTGCTATTGTTCCCATATGGCAGATCATAGTCCGGAAGTCGCAACAGTCCCCGCGAAGGCGCAGCGTGTCCTGGTTCTCCAGGGCGGCGGCGCGCTGGGCTCCTATCAGGCCGGTGCCTATCAGGCGCTGTGCCATTTCGACTTCGAGCCGGAATGGGTTGCCGGCATCTCGATCGGCGCGGTCAATGCCGCCATCATCGCCGGCAATGAGGGCGCCACACGCGTCAAGCGGCTCAAGGAATT
This genomic interval from Bradyrhizobium guangzhouense contains the following:
- a CDS encoding phosphoadenylyl-sulfate reductase encodes the protein MNAIAPQVSPVSALPSAEELDRALRDASPAEIIAAAVKTVGRDKLALVSSFGTESATLLKVMADVDPAIPVIFLDTGWLFEETLAYRDTLISTLGLKDVRSIKPAEEALTREDPDRDLWFSDPDACCRIRKVEPLARALKPFSAWLNGRKRFQGNTRADIPVVEADGVRLKFNPFANVSREELEAIFVHAKLPRHPLAASGFRSVGCMPCTSRTTEDEDERAGRWRGRAKTECGIHTIGTS
- a CDS encoding CAP domain-containing protein; this translates as MRAAAAILLTLLLAGCAGNEAPVQQPSMYADMSVPGAKLDAPAAAIMISQYRQNNGLGAVEVDPELMRLAESQSGAMAAANKMDHDVRAPLGKRLNTGGYPATVAVENISAGYHTLAEAFSGWRDSPPHRANMLKSGVTKLGIAASYAPGTKYKVFWTMILASTDPR